Proteins encoded by one window of Ursus arctos isolate Adak ecotype North America unplaced genomic scaffold, UrsArc2.0 scaffold_22, whole genome shotgun sequence:
- the LOC113249818 gene encoding olfactory receptor 52E4-like, producing the protein MTACNASLGHPPFLILQGIPGMEDKHRWISIPFSSMYFVTILGNCTIIFVICTERSLHKPMFLLLCMLALTDLGMSTTTIPKVLCIFWFGQNEISFVGCLVQLFFIHSISALQSAILMTMAFDRYVAICEPLRYATILSNSRIGLIGILSVVRAILFILPMPVLLQKMPFHANRVIPTTYCEHMAVVKMVCVDTTVNRIYGLVVALLVVSLDISAIASSYVLIIRAVLRLSSKEAHHKAVNTCTAHICVMLISYTPSLFSFLTHRFGRGIPPHVHTILGNLYFLVPPTLNPIIYAVKTKEFRDKLTKYGCWTKEPMTVARGQKPV; encoded by the coding sequence ATGACTGCTTGCAATGCCTCTCTGGGTCATCCTCCTTTCCTCATTCTCCAAGGCATTCCTGGGATGGAGGACAAACACAGATGGATCTCTATCCCCTTCTCTTCCATGTACTTCGTCACCATCCTTGGGAACTGCACCATCATCTTCGTCATCTGCACAGAGCGCTCCCTGCATAAGCCCATGTTCCTTCTCCTCTGCATGTTGGCCCTCACAGACCTGGGCATGTCCACTACCACCATTCCCAAGGTGCTGTGCATCTTCTGGTTTGGCCAAAATGAGATCAGCTTTGTGGGCTGCCTGGTCCAGCTGTTCTTCATCCACTCCATATCTGCCTTGCAGTCTGCCATCCTGATGACCATGGCCtttgaccgctatgtggccatctgcgaGCCCCTACGCTATGCCACCATCCTTTCCAATAGTCGCATTGGGCTCATCGGCATACTGAGTGTAGTGAGAGCCATCCTTTTCATTCTGCCCATGCCTGTCCTTCTCCAGAAGATGCCTTTTCATGCAAATCGTGTCATCCCGACCACCTATTGTGAGCACATGGCTGTGGTGAAGATGGTGTGTGTGGATACCACAGTCAACCGGATATATGGTCTGGTGGTGGCCTTGTTGGTTGTCAGTCTAGACATCTCAGCCATTGCCTCCTCTTATGTGCTTATCATCCGGGCTGTCCTGCGACTTTCTTCGAAGGAAGCCCACCACAAAGCAGTGAACACCTGCACTGCACACATCTGTGTCATGCTTATCTCTTATACTCCCTCACTGTTCTCTTTCCTCACTCACCGCTTTGGCAGGGGAATTCCACCGCATGTGCACACCATTCTTGGAAACCTCTACTTCCTTGTACCTCCAACGCTCAATCCTATTATTTATGCGGTGAAAACCAAGGAGTTTCGGGACAAACTGACCAAATATGGCTGCTGGACGAAGGAGCCCATGACCGTTGCCCGTGGTCAGAAGCCTGTCTGA
- the LOC113248239 gene encoding olfactory receptor 52D1-like, with protein MFSASVTNDTAFHPSTFILLGIPGMQDQHMWAAIPFCSMYILALVGNGTILSIIMTDRTLHEPMYLFLCLLSITDLILCSTTLPKMLTIFWLKSHIISYHGCLTQMFFVHTVFATESAILLAMAFDRYVAICRPLHYTSILNATVIGKIGLACVVRGLLFVFPFVILIERLPFCGHHIIPHTYCEHMGIAKLACASIKPNTIYGLTVALAVTGMDVVLIAASYGLILRAVLCLPSKDAQFRAFSTCGAHICVILVFYVPAFFSFFTHRFGQQVPPHVHIVLANLYLLVPPVLNPLVYGINTKQIRLRILGFFMGRR; from the coding sequence ATGTTTTCTGCATCAGTCACCAATGACACTGCCTTCCATCCTTCCACATTTATTCTACTTGgaatccctgggatgcaagaccAGCACATGTGGGCTGCCATCCCCTTCTGCTCTATGTATATCCTTGCTCTCGTTGGCAATGGCACCATCCtctccatcatcatgacagacagAACTCTGCATGAGCCAATGTACCTCTTCCTGTGCCTACTTTCTATCACTGACCTGATTCTCTGTTCTACCACCTTGCCCAAAATGCTAACAATCTTCTGGCTTAAGTCCCACATAATTTCCTACCATGGCTGTCTCACACAGATGTTCTTTGTTCACACTGTTTTTGCCACGGAGTCGGCTATTCTACTGGCCATGGCTTTTGACCGCTATGTGGCTATCTGCCGTCCGCTTCACTATACATCCATCCTCAATGCCACAGTGATTGGGAAGATTGGTCTGGCATGTGTGGTCCGTGGCCTCCTCTTTGTTTTCCCCTTTGTCATCCTCATCGAACGCTTACCCTTCTGTGGCCATCACATCATCCCCCACACCTACTGTGAGCACATGGGCATTGCCAAGCTGGCTTGTGCCAGCATCAAGCCCAACACCATTTATGGTCTCACTGTGGCACTTGCAGTCACTGGCATGGATGTGGTCCTCATCGCCGCCTCCTATGGCCTGATCCTGCGGGCTGTGCTGTGCCTGCCCTCCAAAGATGCCCAATTCCGAGCATTTAGCACTTGTGGAGCCCACATCTGTGTGATTCTTGTTTTCTATGtacctgcctttttttcttttttcacccaTCGCTTCGGCCAACAAGTCCCTCCTCATGTCCACATTGTACTTGCAAATCTCTATCTCCTTGTGCCCCCTGTTCTCAACCCCCTGGTCTATGGCATTAATACCAAACAGATCCGCCTGAGAATATTAGGCTTTTTTATGGGAAGGAGGTAG